Proteins found in one Papio anubis isolate 15944 chromosome 13, Panubis1.0, whole genome shotgun sequence genomic segment:
- the HRCT1 gene encoding histidine-rich carboxyl terminus protein 1: protein MLGLLGSTALVGWITGAAVAVLLLLLLLATCLFHGRRDCDVERNRIAAGGNRVRRAQPWPFRRRGHLGIFYHHHHPGHVSHVLNVGLHHHHPRHTPHHLHHHHHHHHHPHRHHPRHAR, encoded by the coding sequence ATGCTGGGCCTCCTGGGGAGCACGGCCCTCGTGGGATGGATCACAGGCGCTGCTGTGGCGGTTCTGCTGCTACTGTTGCTGCTGGCCACTTGCCTTTTCCATGGACGGCGGGACTGTGACGTGGAGAGGAACCGTATAGCTGCAGGGGGAAACCGAGTCCGCCGGGCCCAGCCTTGGCCCTTCCGGCGGCGGGGCCACCTGGGAATCttctaccatcaccatcatcctggCCACGTATCTCACGTGCTGAATGTGggcctccaccaccaccacccccgccACACccctcaccacctccaccaccaccaccaccaccaccaccacccccaccgcCACCACCCCCGCCACGCTCGCTGA
- the SPAAR gene encoding small regulatory polypeptide of amino acid response: protein MGAKALRGLKVAQRAMETAVIGVVVVLFVVTVAITCVLCCFSCDSRAQDPQGGPGRSFTVATFRQEASLFTGPGRHVQPVPSARDFWTFM from the coding sequence ATGGGAGCGAAGGCTCTGAGAGGACTTAAGGTTGCTCAGCGGGCCATGGAAACGGCAGTgattggggtggtggtggtgctgttCGTGGTGACTGTGGCCATCACCTGTGTCCTCTGCTGCTTCAGCTGTGACTCGAGGGCCCAGGATCCTCAGGGGGGCCCTGGCCGCAGCTTCACGGTGGCCACGTTTCGCCAGGAGGCGTCTCTCTTCACAGGGCCTGGTCGCCATGTCCAGCCAGTGCCGAGTGCCCGGGACTTCTGGACCTTCATGTGA